In Sphingobacterium zeae, one genomic interval encodes:
- a CDS encoding sugar-binding domain-containing protein: protein MKRIIRKLAVLAISSYIGIHTLYAQPGFGIAERVNSDWRFHLGDMEIKAVTEMNRVGWQQVSLPHDWSVKYPLSPNLASATGYLPGGIGWYSKQLTIPADDQGKKIFIYFEGVYNRSEVFINGKSVGKRPNGYVSFSYDITPYIEFGKENTIAVRVDHSQSADSRWYTGSGIYRDVWIVKANPLHIDQWGVYAYPEMKGGKGILNTEVTVVNSAAASSAIAVEQQLIDMTGRIVAKKTQKVQVGATDKATVQQQLTVSNPKLWSLDQPQQYTLRTIVTQNGQQIDRSEVKTGFRAFTFDANKGFALNGEWMKVKGVCLHHDAGVLGAEVYPEVWRRRLLTLKSLGVNAIRTSHNPQASSLYALCDELGLLVMDEAFDEWEFPKRKWLQGWNFGTPGFQGSYDFFESWGEQDLADMVKRDRNHLSIFAWSIGNEVDYPNDPYSHPILNGEKKEGGFTQASYGGYKKDAPDAMRLGDIAKRLVAVVKKYDKSRAVTAGLAGVAMSNETAYPAALDIAGYNYTESRYQLDHQCFPERVIFGSENRHDLSAWLAVRDNAHIFGQFLWTGIDYLGESGRWPSRGFYSGLLDFAGFVKPRGYYRQSLWSDKPMAYLGTYPLKGGATTTDVWSALESEQGQRKNEAPSMDAWPIWNYQEGQQIRVVCYTNSPQARLELNGKVVGEEKNYDEKTGIIFWDIPYAAGKLEVVGLDTNKKEVVRHAIQSSERPAVIQAVMLGNQQVEVGGVIQIALQILDEKGVPVLISEDEITCDIVGNARLLGMEGGNNADMGDYTDNKQRVYHGKMIAYVQALGKSGETVDVRFTASWLKTATVKCRIK, encoded by the coding sequence ATGAAAAGAATAATAAGAAAGTTGGCCGTTTTAGCGATCTCCAGCTATATAGGTATCCATACCCTATATGCACAGCCCGGGTTTGGCATCGCCGAACGCGTAAACTCAGACTGGCGCTTCCATTTGGGGGACATGGAGATAAAAGCGGTAACGGAAATGAATCGCGTTGGATGGCAACAGGTGAGTTTGCCACATGATTGGAGTGTAAAATACCCGTTAAGTCCTAATTTAGCCAGTGCGACAGGATATTTGCCCGGCGGCATAGGATGGTACAGCAAACAATTGACGATACCCGCAGACGATCAAGGTAAAAAGATTTTTATCTATTTTGAGGGAGTGTACAACCGAAGTGAAGTCTTTATCAATGGTAAATCTGTTGGCAAAAGGCCTAATGGTTATGTATCCTTTTCTTACGATATTACGCCATACATTGAGTTTGGCAAAGAAAATACCATAGCCGTTAGGGTAGACCATAGCCAAAGCGCCGATTCGCGGTGGTATACTGGGTCTGGAATCTATCGGGATGTATGGATTGTTAAGGCCAATCCGCTGCATATCGACCAATGGGGTGTGTACGCCTATCCAGAAATGAAAGGCGGAAAGGGAATTTTAAATACCGAAGTAACTGTGGTCAATAGCGCTGCAGCATCTTCTGCAATTGCAGTCGAGCAGCAGTTGATTGACATGACAGGCCGTATTGTTGCAAAAAAAACGCAAAAAGTACAGGTCGGTGCCACTGATAAGGCAACCGTACAACAGCAGTTGACCGTGTCGAACCCCAAGCTATGGAGTTTGGATCAACCCCAACAGTATACCTTACGGACAATTGTGACGCAAAATGGCCAGCAGATCGATCGGTCGGAGGTGAAAACTGGTTTCAGAGCATTCACGTTCGATGCGAACAAAGGGTTTGCTTTAAATGGAGAGTGGATGAAGGTAAAAGGAGTGTGTTTGCACCACGACGCTGGCGTATTGGGCGCTGAAGTGTATCCAGAAGTATGGCGTCGACGTCTCCTAACCTTAAAATCACTGGGAGTCAATGCTATTCGTACAAGTCATAATCCGCAGGCATCTTCGTTGTATGCACTATGTGACGAGCTTGGTCTTTTGGTGATGGATGAAGCTTTCGATGAATGGGAATTTCCAAAAAGAAAATGGTTGCAGGGATGGAATTTTGGTACGCCCGGCTTTCAAGGATCATACGACTTTTTTGAATCCTGGGGAGAGCAGGATCTTGCTGACATGGTCAAAAGAGATCGCAATCACCTTTCGATTTTTGCGTGGAGTATAGGCAATGAAGTGGATTATCCAAATGATCCTTATTCACATCCTATTCTTAACGGAGAAAAGAAAGAGGGGGGCTTTACACAAGCTTCGTATGGGGGCTACAAAAAGGATGCACCCGATGCGATGCGGTTGGGTGATATTGCCAAACGCTTGGTCGCGGTTGTAAAAAAGTACGATAAAAGTAGAGCGGTTACAGCAGGGCTTGCCGGGGTAGCGATGTCGAATGAAACCGCCTATCCAGCCGCACTTGACATCGCTGGATACAATTATACAGAAAGCCGTTATCAACTGGATCATCAATGCTTTCCTGAACGCGTTATTTTCGGCAGCGAAAATAGACATGATCTTTCTGCTTGGTTAGCGGTACGTGACAATGCGCATATTTTTGGTCAATTTCTATGGACAGGAATCGATTATCTCGGCGAATCCGGACGTTGGCCTTCCCGGGGATTCTATTCGGGACTGCTAGATTTTGCGGGATTTGTCAAACCGAGAGGTTATTATCGCCAATCGCTGTGGTCGGATAAACCTATGGCTTATTTGGGAACCTATCCATTGAAGGGCGGAGCAACGACTACCGATGTCTGGTCTGCATTGGAATCCGAACAGGGGCAACGGAAAAATGAAGCGCCCTCCATGGATGCCTGGCCAATTTGGAACTATCAGGAGGGACAGCAAATCAGGGTGGTCTGTTACACCAATAGCCCTCAGGCGCGATTGGAGCTCAATGGTAAAGTTGTTGGCGAAGAGAAAAATTACGATGAGAAGACAGGTATCATCTTTTGGGATATTCCCTATGCAGCTGGTAAACTAGAGGTTGTTGGTCTGGACACGAATAAAAAAGAAGTTGTTCGGCATGCGATTCAATCCAGCGAGAGGCCCGCAGTTATTCAAGCTGTCATGTTGGGTAATCAGCAAGTCGAAGTAGGTGGAGTGATCCAGATTGCTTTGCAGATCCTGGATGAAAAGGGCGTTCCTGTCTTAATATCTGAGGATGAAATTACATGTGACATCGTGGGGAATGCGCGTCTACTTGGAATGGAAGGAGGAAATAATGCCGACATGGGCGATTATACAGATAATAAACAGCGGGTATATCATGGTAAAATGATTGCTTATGTTCAGGCTTTGGGTAAATCTGGAGAAACGGTCGATGTACGTTTTACCGCATCTTGGTTGAAAACAGCAACGGTCAAATGCCGGATCAAATAA
- a CDS encoding alpha/beta hydrolase, whose protein sequence is MRLIICLLCAVGTMLAKGQELYTLQSAHLSGVDSGYVYTPKMKPDNRALPVVYVLHSHGANYKSLSRFIDFQALSDQYGFVVVCPDGLRTSWFLDSPQKGGAQFGRFLTGELMPYIQGKYHTDRDNSFITGVSMGGHGALWLFFNYPSFFKSAGSSSGVVNLRHSAFKKTSLAQHLGQYSDQNPLFDRFSVIHNVHKIVGTEKTFIFDCGTEDYLYGANKSLRDSCDVLKIKATYIAQPGAHTSGYWAKTIPVHFAYFNRLIH, encoded by the coding sequence ATGCGTTTAATCATATGCCTTTTATGTGCCGTTGGTACAATGTTGGCCAAAGGACAAGAGCTTTATACGTTACAGTCTGCTCATCTTTCTGGAGTAGATTCTGGCTACGTTTATACACCAAAGATGAAGCCGGACAACCGTGCCTTACCTGTTGTATATGTGTTGCATAGCCATGGGGCGAATTATAAAAGCCTGTCAAGATTTATCGATTTTCAGGCATTGAGCGATCAATATGGCTTTGTCGTTGTATGCCCTGATGGTCTTCGGACGAGCTGGTTTTTAGACAGTCCACAAAAAGGCGGAGCACAATTTGGTCGGTTCCTGACAGGGGAATTAATGCCTTACATACAGGGCAAATATCATACGGATCGGGACAACTCATTTATTACGGGTGTGAGCATGGGGGGGCATGGTGCACTTTGGCTCTTTTTTAACTATCCATCATTTTTTAAAAGTGCTGGTAGCAGTTCGGGAGTCGTCAATCTGAGACATTCGGCTTTCAAGAAGACAAGTCTAGCACAACATTTAGGGCAATACAGCGATCAAAATCCATTATTCGATCGTTTTAGTGTCATCCATAATGTCCATAAGATCGTAGGGACTGAAAAGACATTTATTTTTGATTGTGGTACTGAAGATTACCTATATGGGGCCAATAAGTCCCTTCGGGATAGCTGTGATGTACTCAAGATCAAAGCCACTTATATTGCTCAGCCCGGCGCTCATACCTCTGGCTATTGGGCTAAAACCATTCCGGTTCATTTCGCTTATTTTAATCGTCTGATCCATTAA